The Desmonostoc muscorum LEGE 12446 genome includes a region encoding these proteins:
- a CDS encoding GDP-mannose 4,6-dehydratase has translation MTKTALITGITGQDGYYLSHLLLNRGYRVVGLVPPHRQPNLTKLGTLANQVEIFTVDLRDSMALLTAVEQLRPQEIYNLAAPSFVPDSWNDPLGTLDLITGTATRLLEAVRQVGLSTRFYQASSSEMFGDVLFSPQDEETPFRPKNPYAAAKMHAHWTMVHHRQRYGLFACSGILYNHESPLRAPQFVTRKVSLAVASIKLGLTDTLEMGNLDAKRDWGFAGDYVEAMWRMLQIDEPEEYVIGTGKLHSVRDLVATAFESVGLDWKKHVVINTNLLRQDEHFQLVANPGKAKRNLGWEPEVSFEELLETMVKTDLERLESGAIAPLPRV, from the coding sequence ATGACTAAGACAGCCCTAATTACAGGAATTACTGGTCAAGATGGCTACTATCTCAGCCATTTACTCCTCAACCGGGGTTATCGAGTTGTAGGATTAGTACCCCCGCACCGACAACCGAATTTGACAAAATTGGGAACACTGGCAAATCAGGTAGAAATTTTTACCGTAGACTTGAGGGATAGTATGGCGCTGTTGACCGCTGTTGAACAACTGCGTCCCCAAGAAATTTATAATTTGGCAGCTCCGAGTTTTGTACCAGATTCCTGGAATGACCCGTTGGGAACCCTAGATCTGATAACTGGTACAGCCACCAGGCTCTTAGAAGCAGTACGACAGGTTGGTTTGTCTACCAGATTTTATCAAGCCAGCAGTTCAGAAATGTTTGGCGATGTCTTGTTTTCACCTCAAGATGAGGAAACTCCTTTTCGTCCGAAAAATCCCTATGCTGCGGCCAAGATGCACGCCCACTGGACAATGGTGCATCACAGACAGCGCTATGGACTATTTGCCTGTAGTGGAATTTTATATAATCATGAGTCTCCTTTACGCGCACCTCAGTTTGTCACACGCAAAGTTTCTTTAGCAGTTGCATCCATTAAATTGGGTTTGACTGACACCCTAGAAATGGGTAACCTAGATGCCAAACGCGATTGGGGTTTTGCAGGCGATTACGTAGAAGCAATGTGGCGAATGTTGCAAATAGATGAACCAGAAGAATACGTGATTGGTACAGGTAAGCTACACAGCGTCAGAGACTTAGTGGCCACAGCCTTTGAATCTGTAGGATTGGATTGGAAGAAGCATGTAGTTATTAATACTAATTTATTGCGGCAAGATGAGCATTTTCAATTAGTTGCCAATCCCGGTAAAGCTAAAAGAAACCTTGGTTGGGAACCTGAAGTCAGCTTTGAGGAACTTTTAGAAACAATGGTAAAAACAGATTTAGAACGATTAGAAAGCGGTGCTATCGCTCCCTTGCCACGAGTATAA
- a CDS encoding pentapeptide repeat-containing protein, with the protein MTTPTVRRSNQSGQSQEPERANSLLLTGRRFAAWAAEITLVVTSGLIPFGIGVYVNSRSDLNRVPLNPVLVTMERAIARPLALPVSYGIRNVAWPTNFLWTIAVLAPVTLSWWQLYLLAKTGRTIPKRWLGVRVVNEQGAPPGLGAVVIREGVGRWTVPVSIAYLLWRYSFAFPNLGLFTFLAVLMVLGEGIALPSRRGRRALHDQLASTYSVDATRPLPSSLFPNKQVQSSGDSDQAEEWQEAAAPSKAPHIWRRIQQNPNLTLFGVGLTSMTAVLATLIGTQVYIQIQQSQRATKQINSQQFLELVKQLSPDSVATNEQRQSAILALGGLKDPQSIQFLADLLVKENNPGLLDTIQQALTSAGPKAIPELKNKNQFLVSELESLSSSATPERELRQGRLQRNQRTINKILSVYSGKIEGVDLSRIQLGQSGTPSSSLFNLVLENIDLSGVKLKSANLNQASFKGSRFRGVGEDGRWDTFDDVMADLSQAQLQQANLTDANLSRVLMNRTDLSRATLNRANLSNARLYEAKLNSTQLVGADLRNAVLEQASLTGADLGDAKLNEANLYAARLGRVSAIGTQLSFANLTNTDWEGADLSGAYLDRANLSNANLSATRLTGAVLRSAQMENVNLQNADLSLADLRGANVAGANFQGTILAPSKQDPADQFVQTPDLGSVSAVVQGVDFSQAKNLDPKQLAYICTQGGIHPRCP; encoded by the coding sequence ATGACGACACCAACTGTGAGGAGAAGTAATCAATCTGGTCAGTCACAAGAACCGGAAAGAGCCAATTCGCTACTGCTAACTGGCAGGCGTTTTGCTGCTTGGGCGGCTGAAATCACACTAGTGGTTACCAGTGGGTTGATTCCCTTTGGCATTGGTGTCTATGTCAATTCGAGAAGCGATCTCAACCGAGTGCCGCTGAACCCGGTGCTGGTAACAATGGAAAGAGCGATCGCCAGGCCATTGGCTCTGCCTGTGAGCTATGGTATCCGTAACGTAGCATGGCCGACTAATTTTTTGTGGACAATCGCGGTATTAGCACCTGTAACTCTTTCCTGGTGGCAATTGTATTTACTGGCTAAGACTGGTAGGACAATTCCCAAACGTTGGTTAGGAGTGCGGGTTGTCAACGAGCAAGGAGCGCCCCCTGGTTTGGGAGCAGTTGTAATTAGAGAAGGAGTTGGTCGTTGGACTGTACCCGTTTCCATCGCTTATTTGCTGTGGCGCTACAGCTTTGCTTTTCCTAATTTAGGATTATTTACATTTTTGGCTGTGTTAATGGTGCTGGGTGAAGGAATAGCTTTACCGTCCCGCCGGGGGCGTCGCGCCCTCCACGATCAACTCGCCAGCACTTACAGTGTGGATGCTACTCGCCCGTTGCCATCTTCACTTTTTCCTAACAAACAAGTTCAGTCTTCTGGGGATAGCGATCAAGCAGAGGAATGGCAGGAAGCCGCAGCCCCAAGCAAAGCACCTCATATATGGCGGCGGATACAGCAAAATCCCAATCTGACTTTGTTTGGGGTAGGGCTGACGAGCATGACTGCTGTGCTGGCAACTTTAATAGGTACTCAAGTCTATATCCAAATTCAACAATCCCAGCGAGCAACCAAGCAAATTAACAGCCAACAGTTCCTGGAACTTGTCAAACAATTGAGTCCCGACTCTGTAGCTACCAATGAGCAACGCCAAAGTGCAATTTTGGCGTTGGGTGGTCTCAAAGACCCACAATCTATTCAATTTCTCGCGGATCTCTTGGTGAAGGAAAACAACCCCGGACTGTTGGATACGATTCAACAAGCTTTAACAAGTGCCGGTCCCAAAGCCATCCCCGAATTAAAAAATAAGAATCAATTTCTGGTGAGTGAACTAGAGTCTTTGAGCAGCAGTGCAACCCCAGAACGAGAACTGCGCCAAGGGCGGCTACAAAGAAACCAGCGGACAATCAATAAAATTCTGTCTGTTTACAGTGGAAAAATTGAGGGTGTTGACCTGAGTCGCATCCAATTAGGTCAAAGCGGTACTCCAAGCAGTTCCTTATTCAACTTGGTACTAGAGAATATTGATTTGTCAGGAGTTAAATTAAAATCTGCAAATCTGAACCAAGCCAGTTTTAAGGGTAGCCGCTTCCGGGGCGTGGGTGAGGATGGACGCTGGGATACCTTCGACGATGTGATGGCTGATTTAAGCCAAGCTCAGTTGCAGCAAGCCAATCTCACTGATGCCAACCTCAGTCGAGTTTTGATGAATCGTACTGATTTGAGCCGCGCCACCCTCAACAGAGCCAACTTATCCAATGCCCGTTTATATGAGGCTAAGCTCAACAGCACTCAGCTAGTGGGAGCGGATTTGCGAAACGCAGTTTTGGAACAAGCCAGCTTAACTGGAGCAGATTTAGGTGACGCCAAGTTGAACGAAGCCAATTTGTACGCTGCACGTTTAGGTCGCGTCAGTGCCATAGGAACACAATTATCCTTTGCCAACTTAACTAATACCGATTGGGAAGGGGCAGATTTATCAGGAGCATATTTAGATCGAGCTAATCTCAGCAATGCCAACCTGAGTGCCACTCGTCTGACTGGTGCAGTTTTGCGTTCTGCCCAGATGGAAAACGTTAACTTGCAAAATGCCGACCTCAGTCTTGCAGATTTACGGGGAGCAAATGTAGCAGGAGCAAATTTTCAAGGAACAATTCTCGCCCCTAGCAAACAAGATCCAGCCGATCAATTTGTCCAAACCCCAGATTTAGGCTCAGTATCCGCCGTAGTCCAAGGCGTTGATTTTTCTCAAGCCAAAAATTTAGATCCCAAGCAACTAGCGTATATTTGTACACAAGGAGGCATTCATCCCCGTTGCCCGTAG
- the petD gene encoding cytochrome b6-f complex subunit IV — MATQKKPDLSDPQLRAKLAKGMGHNYYGEPAWPNDLLYVFPIVIMGSFAAIVALAVLDPAMTGEPANPFATPLEILPEWYLYPVFQILRSLPNKLLGVLAMASVPLGLILVPFIENVNKFQNPFRRPVATTVFLFGTLVTLWLGIGAALPLDKSLTLGLF, encoded by the coding sequence ATGGCAACACAGAAAAAACCTGACCTCAGCGATCCCCAGTTAAGAGCCAAACTGGCTAAGGGTATGGGTCACAATTACTATGGTGAACCAGCCTGGCCTAATGACCTACTTTACGTCTTCCCCATCGTGATTATGGGTTCATTCGCTGCGATTGTGGCTCTAGCCGTGCTAGACCCCGCGATGACCGGTGAACCAGCAAATCCTTTCGCCACACCATTGGAAATTTTGCCAGAGTGGTACTTGTATCCAGTTTTCCAAATTTTGCGATCGCTTCCTAACAAACTTTTAGGAGTGTTAGCAATGGCTTCCGTACCCTTGGGGCTAATTTTGGTTCCTTTTATTGAGAACGTCAATAAATTCCAAAACCCCTTCCGCCGCCCAGTTGCAACCACAGTGTTTCTCTTTGGCACTCTTGTCACCCTGTGGCTGGGTATTGGTGCTGCCTTGCCATTGGACAAATCTTTGACTTTGGGACTATTCTAA
- a CDS encoding ATP-binding protein, with translation MGLLLFKSQLVPTIVQQDHLTVKSELTLSNQVQDWFKQFWLQHLSQLGWSQTQLAELNLALAEGFTNAVRHAHRAFPPETTIDIDVYLWVDRLEIRIWDYGKPFNPDSIPEPKPDKPQESGYGWLILRRSTDRVVYERVTDGRNCLLIVKYAARV, from the coding sequence TTGGGTTTACTTTTATTCAAGTCACAGTTAGTACCTACCATAGTGCAGCAAGATCATCTTACGGTTAAGAGCGAACTCACCCTCTCCAACCAAGTGCAAGATTGGTTTAAGCAATTTTGGCTGCAACATTTATCTCAACTTGGCTGGTCGCAAACTCAACTCGCCGAACTAAATTTAGCATTAGCAGAGGGCTTTACCAACGCTGTTCGTCACGCTCATCGTGCTTTCCCACCGGAAACAACCATTGATATTGACGTTTATCTGTGGGTTGACCGCCTAGAAATTAGAATTTGGGATTATGGAAAACCTTTCAATCCTGATAGCATCCCAGAGCCAAAGCCAGATAAACCGCAAGAAAGCGGGTATGGATGGTTGATTCTCAGGCGTTCAACTGACCGTGTTGTCTACGAGCGTGTTACAGATGGTAGAAATTGTCTGCTCATCGTCAAATATGCTGCAAGAGTATGA
- a CDS encoding glycosyltransferase: MLITTVTENLKLGSKVNKKTNHVFVFLEIFAQEGGIQSYIKDIFRAYLKLNQGYKAEVFLLRDNQNCLNYFEDENLKFHYFKNHSPQLGRVKMAAALLKCLLQNRPQQVFCGHINLAVLIQTLCQPLGIPYTVLTYGKEVWEPLKNQERRALASAAGIWTISRYSRDRACVANDLDPKIIQMMPCAIDGDKFTPGDKQPELVEKYNLTGAKVLMTVARLWSGDIYKGVDVTIRALPQIAEVFPEVKYLVIGRGDDQPRLAQLAAYLGVSDRVVFAGFVATEELMEHYRLADAYIMPSQEGFGIVYLEAMACQVPVLSGDDDGSADPLQDGKLGWRVPHRNPDAVAAACIEMLQGNDQRCDGQWLREQAIALFGLDAFGLNLQQLLQSSVLSHNDK; this comes from the coding sequence ATGCTCATTACTACAGTGACAGAAAACCTAAAATTAGGTAGTAAAGTTAACAAAAAAACTAACCACGTCTTCGTGTTTTTAGAAATTTTTGCTCAGGAAGGTGGTATTCAATCATACATAAAAGATATTTTTCGAGCTTATCTGAAATTAAATCAAGGCTACAAGGCGGAAGTCTTTTTACTGCGAGATAATCAGAATTGCTTGAATTATTTTGAAGACGAAAATTTAAAATTTCATTACTTTAAAAATCACTCTCCCCAATTGGGGAGAGTCAAAATGGCAGCAGCCTTACTCAAGTGTCTATTGCAAAACCGTCCGCAACAAGTTTTCTGCGGTCACATTAACTTAGCAGTATTAATCCAAACCCTTTGCCAACCTCTGGGGATTCCCTACACCGTGCTAACTTACGGTAAAGAAGTCTGGGAACCGCTGAAAAATCAAGAACGTCGCGCCCTAGCATCAGCAGCGGGAATTTGGACAATTAGCCGCTACAGCCGCGATCGCGCTTGTGTTGCCAATGATCTAGACCCCAAAATTATCCAGATGATGCCTTGTGCAATTGATGGGGATAAATTCACCCCTGGTGACAAACAACCAGAATTAGTTGAAAAGTATAACTTAACTGGTGCTAAGGTGTTAATGACAGTGGCGCGGCTGTGGTCAGGGGATATTTACAAAGGTGTGGATGTGACGATTCGCGCGTTACCACAAATCGCCGAAGTTTTCCCAGAAGTAAAATATTTGGTAATTGGTCGTGGTGATGACCAACCGCGATTAGCTCAACTTGCTGCATATTTAGGAGTGAGCGATCGCGTTGTGTTTGCTGGTTTCGTTGCCACAGAAGAATTAATGGAACATTATCGCCTTGCTGATGCCTATATTATGCCTTCCCAAGAAGGCTTCGGCATCGTTTATTTAGAGGCAATGGCTTGTCAAGTACCTGTGTTATCAGGTGACGACGATGGATCGGCTGACCCCTTGCAGGATGGTAAGCTGGGATGGCGAGTACCACACCGCAATCCTGACGCTGTAGCAGCAGCTTGTATAGAAATGCTCCAAGGCAATGACCAGCGCTGTGATGGGCAGTGGTTACGAGAACAAGCGATCGCTCTGTTTGGCTTGGATGCCTTTGGGTTGAACTTGCAACAGCTGCTTCAATCCTCAGTTTTGAGTCATAATGACAAATGA
- the ctpA gene encoding carboxyl-terminal processing protease CtpA gives MGFMNKQFFRVGFSLLMAFCLALGTITQPALALTAQQKLVSEVWRIVNRTYLDETFNHQNWATVRQKVLEKPLSDSNAAYTAIQTMLKSLDDPFTRFLDPEQYRSLQVNTSGELTGVGLQIALNTETGKLEVVAPIAGSPAEKAGIRPRDRILKIEGVPTENLTLDEAATKMRGPSGSLVTLVIERDGEPETEIRLTRDRIALNPVVSELRVSEEGTPIGYLRLTQFNANASTELANAISSLEKKGAAAYILDLRNNPGGLLQAGIEIARLWLDSGTIVYTVNRQGIQGSFEASGPALTSDPLVILVNQGTASASEILAGALQDNGRAQLVGETTFGKGLIQSLFELSDGSGLAVTIAKYETPQHRDINKLGIKPDKVISQAPLNREQIGTTADLQYEAALELLRENSVVAGKT, from the coding sequence ATGGGGTTCATGAACAAACAGTTTTTTCGAGTTGGATTTTCACTGCTAATGGCGTTTTGCTTGGCCTTGGGTACAATTACTCAGCCTGCACTGGCTTTGACGGCACAACAAAAGCTGGTTTCTGAAGTTTGGCGAATTGTCAATCGTACTTATCTGGATGAGACGTTTAATCATCAAAATTGGGCGACAGTCCGGCAAAAGGTTTTGGAGAAGCCCCTTAGCGACTCCAATGCGGCTTATACAGCCATTCAGACGATGCTCAAGAGCCTTGACGACCCTTTTACCCGCTTTTTAGACCCAGAACAGTACCGCAGCTTACAGGTCAACACTTCTGGGGAACTGACGGGGGTGGGATTGCAAATTGCTCTCAATACTGAAACTGGTAAGTTGGAAGTAGTGGCTCCCATCGCAGGTTCACCAGCAGAAAAAGCAGGGATTAGACCACGCGATCGCATTCTCAAAATTGAAGGTGTTCCCACTGAAAATCTCACTCTTGATGAAGCTGCGACGAAAATGCGCGGACCGAGTGGCAGCCTTGTGACTCTCGTCATTGAACGAGACGGAGAGCCAGAAACGGAAATTAGACTGACGCGCGATCGCATTGCTCTTAATCCTGTGGTTTCAGAATTGCGTGTTTCTGAGGAGGGCACGCCCATTGGCTACCTTCGGCTGACTCAATTCAATGCCAACGCCTCCACAGAATTAGCAAACGCTATTTCTAGTCTAGAAAAAAAAGGCGCTGCTGCCTATATTCTAGATTTGCGAAATAATCCTGGGGGGCTATTGCAAGCCGGAATTGAAATCGCCCGTTTGTGGTTAGACTCTGGCACTATTGTCTACACTGTTAACCGACAAGGCATTCAAGGTAGTTTTGAAGCGTCTGGCCCAGCCCTGACGAGCGATCCTCTGGTGATTTTGGTGAATCAAGGAACTGCCAGTGCAAGTGAGATTCTTGCCGGCGCACTCCAAGATAATGGGCGTGCCCAACTTGTAGGCGAAACCACTTTTGGTAAGGGTCTAATTCAATCTTTGTTTGAATTATCAGATGGTTCGGGTTTAGCTGTGACAATTGCTAAGTATGAAACTCCTCAACATCGGGATATTAATAAACTAGGTATTAAGCCAGATAAAGTGATTTCCCAAGCACCCCTGAACCGCGAACAGATTGGCACAACTGCGGATCTGCAATATGAAGCAGCACTGGAACTATTGAGAGAAAATTCGGTTGTGGCGGGAAAGACTTAA
- the petB gene encoding cytochrome b6 — protein MANVYDWFEERLEIQAIAEDVTSKYVPPHVNIFYCLGGITLVCFLVQFATGFAMTFYYKPTVAEAFSSVQYIMTEVNFGWLIRSIHRWSASMMVLMMILHVFRVYLTGGFKKPRELTWVSGVILAVITVSFGVTGYSLPWDQVGYWAVKIVSGVPEAIPVVGVLISDLLRGGSSVGQATLTRYYSAHTFVLPWLIAVFMLFHFLMIRKQGISGPL, from the coding sequence ATGGCCAACGTTTACGACTGGTTTGAGGAACGCCTGGAGATTCAAGCGATCGCCGAAGACGTTACTAGCAAGTACGTCCCTCCCCACGTCAATATCTTTTACTGCCTGGGTGGAATTACCCTGGTTTGCTTTCTAGTCCAGTTTGCTACTGGATTTGCCATGACGTTCTACTACAAGCCAACAGTAGCTGAAGCTTTCTCCTCAGTTCAGTACATTATGACTGAAGTGAACTTCGGTTGGCTAATTCGCTCCATCCATCGCTGGTCTGCCAGCATGATGGTATTGATGATGATTTTGCACGTCTTCCGGGTTTACCTGACTGGTGGTTTTAAAAAGCCCCGCGAACTGACCTGGGTGAGTGGTGTCATCCTGGCTGTAATTACCGTTTCTTTTGGAGTTACCGGCTATTCTCTACCTTGGGACCAAGTTGGCTACTGGGCTGTGAAAATTGTTAGCGGCGTACCAGAAGCAATTCCCGTGGTTGGTGTTCTGATCTCCGACCTACTGCGTGGCGGTTCTAGTGTTGGTCAAGCAACACTGACTCGTTACTACAGCGCACACACCTTTGTTTTGCCTTGGTTAATTGCAGTCTTCATGCTATTTCACTTCTTGATGATCCGCAAACAAGGCATTTCCGGTCCTTTGTAA